The Polyangiaceae bacterium genomic sequence AAGGCTTCGCCCCCATGGCGGCCAGATCACTGACCGCGGCGGCGTGGGCGCGAAACCCCACGTCCGCCAGCCGCATGCGGCCCAGATCGAAGTGCACTCCCTCCACGCTGGCGTCCACGGAGAGCACCACGGGCTCGCGCACGGCGCGCAGCACCACCGCGTCGTCGCCATTGTCCACCAACGTTCTTGCGCGGCTGCCGAAGGCCTGGGTCAAGAGCGTGATCGCGCCCTGCTCATCCATGGCGCAGGGTTCCGATCAGGCGATGGTGGTGCGGCGACACGGCAAACGCACGACGAAGACGGCGCCCTGAGGTTCGTTCTGCTCGATGTGTACCGAACCGTCGTGGGAATCGACCAAGCGTCGCACAATCGACAGCCCCAGACCCGTGCCGCCGTGTTCCCGGGTGCTGCTCGAGTCCACTTGATAGAAGGCGTCGAACACGCGTCCGCGCTCGTTCTCTGGAATGCCCACGCCCGTGTCCGCCACGCGAACTTCGATCGCCGCGCGGCGAGCGCTGAATAGCACGAGCCCGCCCTCCTCGGCGTCGGCCTTGCGATCCAAGTACGAAGGTTCGACGCTGAGCGTGACGGTGCCCCCTTCGGGCGTGAACTTGATGGCGTTCTCGGTCAGATTCAGGAACACCTGACGCAAGCGCTCGGCATCCGCCCACACGGTGGGCAGGAGCCCTTGAGCGTCCACGGCGATGTTGACCTTCTTCTTGCGCGCCGTGGGCGTCAGCGTCGCGGCCACGTCCTGAATCACCGGCGTGATGTCGAGCTCCGACTTCCGCAGGCTCATCGTGCCGCTTTCCAGCTTCGAGAGATCCAACAGCCCCTTGATCAGCTCGAGCAGCTGCTCTCCCTTCTCGTGGATGGTGGCGACGAACTCCACCTGCTCTCCGGCCAGCGGCCCTGCAATGCCCTCGGAAAGCATCTCGCTGTAGCCGATGATGGACGTCAGGGGCGTACGCAGCTCGTGGGACACTGTGGCCAGGAAGTTGCTCTTCAGGCGGTCCAACTCCTTCAGTCGATCATACGCGGTCTGCAGCTTCGCGTTCTTGTCCTGCAGCTCACGAAAGCTCTCGCGCACGCTGGCCAGATGCATGCTGCTCGTCAGCAGGGCCTTGTGACCGGAGAAGAGAATCAAGTCCAAGGACTTGCGCAGGTGCCGCGCGATCTGCAGCACCGTCTCCGGACGCGCTCGCGGCATCTCCAGGCGCAGTTCGTGAGCGCGCAGGGGATCGATCTCCGGATCCAACGAGCGCAGGTCCGGCTTCGCGTCGACGGCTTCCGGGGCCAAGAAGGGTCCGAGAATGATCCGTCCCAGGGCGCGTTCGTCGTAGCGAATACTCACGATCTGGTATTGCGCGCCCGTGACACACGACTGCAGCGCTTCGCCGTCACTGCCCGGATCCACGCGCTTGACCGTGGCCACGACTTCTTGCAGTGCGTTGCGACCGCCCTTGGTCGTGTTCAAGTACGCGTAAAGGGCGGGCTGCTCGCTGGCGTCCGCAAGGATCTGCCCCGACTCCGCGAAGATGCGAATAGGCACGCGAAACAGCTCGAAAAATGACACGGTCAGCTCGCTCAGAGCAGAGCGATCGACCAGATCTTCCAGGCTGGCGCCTTTGCCCAGAGTCAACTCATCGAGGCCGAGTTCTTTCGCTGGGGCGGACATCAGCCCAGGGCCTCCGGCGTCAGGACGTCCAACGCCCCGCCGACGCAGGTGGCCAGGATTTCGCTCACGGGGCGAGGGTCCCCGAGCTGCGTCGCGACGCGCTTGATGAACGCATCCGAGTCGAAGCCGAACTTGCGATTCAGATCGTGCTCGGCGTTGAGCGCGCTCCAGGTCAAATGCAAGAGGCCGACGAAGCTCTCCACCACGCCGTCGCCGCGAGTGGCCACGGCCAGATACACGGGCTCACGGCCCTGGGCAGCCAACTCGGCGATCTCCGCGTCGCTGCGGATGTCCGCCAAGTCGCGCTTGTTGAACTGAATGATCAGCGGCATCTGCTTCAAGTTCAGTCCATTCGCCTTCAGGTTTTCCTTCAGGTCCATGAAGGAGTCGGCGTTGTTCTGGGTCTCCGCGATCTGCGAGTCGGCCACGAAGGCCACGCCGTCGGCGCCCTGGACCACCAATCGGCGCGTGGACGCATGGATGACCTGCCCAGGCACCGTGAACACCTTCAGCCGCACGCTGAGCCCACCGCGATCCTTGAAGGTCAGTGGTAGGAGGTCGAAAAATAGCGTGCGGTCGTCGCGGGTCTCCAGGGTCATCAACCGCCCTGCGGTGGCCGGATCTGCCGCCTTGTGCAGGGACTGCAGATTCGTCGTCTTCCCGCTGAGCGCCGGACCGTAGTAGACGAGTTTTATCGTGAGCTCACGGGCGCTGAAATCAAGCTGCACGGCGTATCCTTTCCCGTGGCCTGGGCCATCGTCCCCAGGGCCTGAAGGTCGCGATCCGCGTCAGCGTAGCTCAAGAGGTGGCCCTAGATCACGCCTGATTCGCGGGCACGGCCGGCGGGGAGGAACTCCACGGCCGTGAGCGCCGCCCTGGTCGTGGTCATGCTGGGCGGCGCCGGCGCGCGCGCCGAGGCCCAGCCTCATCTCGAGTCCTGGGCCCGGTCTCGCCAGGTACGCCTTCAGGCCCCCACTGCGGCGCCCAGCGCGGACTTCACGAAGACGTCCGCGCGCGCCGAAGCGCTCCTGGAGCAAGCGCGCGTCGCCCTCGGCAGCATGGACGACGCCGCGGCAGAGCGCCACCTGCAAACCGTGGAGCGCTTGTTGCGCAGTGTGCCGGAACTGCCCCACAGCGCTTGGCTGATGGCCGAGCACCACGCCCTCGAAGTGCAGCGTCTCGGTCGCGCCGGGCCAACTCCGGAGACCGCAGCCTTGGCGCGCGCCCGCCAGTTGCTCGAAGGCAGGCGCGCCGCAGCTCTGGGCGAGACGAGCGCGCAGGAATCC encodes the following:
- a CDS encoding HAMP domain-containing sensor histidine kinase, whose translation is MSAPAKELGLDELTLGKGASLEDLVDRSALSELTVSFFELFRVPIRIFAESGQILADASEQPALYAYLNTTKGGRNALQEVVATVKRVDPGSDGEALQSCVTGAQYQIVSIRYDERALGRIILGPFLAPEAVDAKPDLRSLDPEIDPLRAHELRLEMPRARPETVLQIARHLRKSLDLILFSGHKALLTSSMHLASVRESFRELQDKNAKLQTAYDRLKELDRLKSNFLATVSHELRTPLTSIIGYSEMLSEGIAGPLAGEQVEFVATIHEKGEQLLELIKGLLDLSKLESGTMSLRKSELDITPVIQDVAATLTPTARKKKVNIAVDAQGLLPTVWADAERLRQVFLNLTENAIKFTPEGGTVTLSVEPSYLDRKADAEEGGLVLFSARRAAIEVRVADTGVGIPENERGRVFDAFYQVDSSSTREHGGTGLGLSIVRRLVDSHDGSVHIEQNEPQGAVFVVRLPCRRTTIA
- a CDS encoding gliding motility protein — its product is MQLDFSARELTIKLVYYGPALSGKTTNLQSLHKAADPATAGRLMTLETRDDRTLFFDLLPLTFKDRGGLSVRLKVFTVPGQVIHASTRRLVVQGADGVAFVADSQIAETQNNADSFMDLKENLKANGLNLKQMPLIIQFNKRDLADIRSDAEIAELAAQGREPVYLAVATRGDGVVESFVGLLHLTWSALNAEHDLNRKFGFDSDAFIKRVATQLGDPRPVSEILATCVGGALDVLTPEALG